In Cololabis saira isolate AMF1-May2022 chromosome 4, fColSai1.1, whole genome shotgun sequence, one DNA window encodes the following:
- the mre11a gene encoding double-strand break repair protein MRE11, which translates to MSSENTLDDEDTFKVLIATDIHLGYLEKDAIRGNDTFITFDEILQYAKSKQVDLILLGGDLFHDNKPSRRCLHNCITLLRKYCMGDSPVTFNILSDQTVNFNTTKFPWVNYQDQNLNISIPVFSVHGNHDDPTGSEGLCALDLLSASGLVNHFGHSNSVERIEISPILMQKGNTKLALYGLGSIPDERLYRMFVNNQVSMLRPKEDQDEWFNLFTIHQNRSKHGPTNYIPEQFLDDFLDLVVWGHEHECLIAPSRNEQQLFYVTQPGSSVATSLSPGEAAKKHIGLLRVKGRKMNLQKIPLNTVRQFFIQDVVLADFEDIFTPDTPQVTKKVEDLCYAKVTEMLEEAERERLGSPLTPEKPLIRLRVDYSGGFEAFNTSRFSQKFVERVANPKDVIHFMRRREQKEDIKDEVNVDYGKLIKTTAVEGLRVEDLVKKYFEAAEQKVQLSLLTEQGMGKAIQEFVDKDEKDAIEELITYQLEKTQRHLQARGIATEQDIDEEIRRFRDSKKNTTEEDNEIQEAINRAKAHRLERGDVDPPGESDDFGDVAMDSDEGSIPFPAPTRGRGRGSRGRGSRGRGRGAAASEPKQAGRGRSQKSSASTQSRSIMQAFQAPSQKSRYGASSSSAADEMIIDDSDDDIPAVKATRPPPRPSGSSSFSKYSSQSQSQSSRGVAFEDSDDDDEDNPFKGPSRRSRR; encoded by the exons ATGTCCTCAGAGAACACATT GGATGATGAGGATACCTTCAAGGTCCTAATTGCCACAGATATTCATCTTGGTTACCTCGAGAAAGATGCTATACGCGGCAATGACACCTTCATCACATTTGATGAAATTTTGCAGTATGCCAAGTCAAAACAG GTAGACTTAATCCTGCTGGGGGGGGATTTGTTTCATGACAATAAACCTTCACGTAGATGCCTCCACAACTGCATCACTTTGCTAAGAAAATACTGCATGGgagactcacctgtaaccttcAACATCCTTAGTGACCAGACTGTCAACTTCAACACAACCAA GTTCCCCTGGGTGAACTATCAGGATCAAAACCTGAACATCTCTATTCCTGTGTTCAGTGTTCATGGTAATCATGATGACCCAACTGGG TCCGAAGGTTTGTGCGCATTGGATCTGCTAAGTGCTTCTGGTCTTGTTAATCATTTTGGCCACTCCAACTCCGTGGAAAGGATCGAAATTAGTCCCATTCTGATGCAGAAAGGCAACACCAAGCTGGCCCTTTATGGTCTTG GTTCTATCCCAGACGAGCGCTTGTACAGAATGTTTGTCAACAACCAGGTTTCAATGCTTCGCCCCAAAGAAGACCAAGATGAATGGTTTAACCTCTTTACAATCCACCAGAACAG GAGTAAACATGGTCCTACAAACTACATTCCCGAGCAGTTCCTGGATGACTTTCTCGACCTGGTGGTGTGGGGTCACGAGCACGAATGTCTGATTGCACCGAGCAGAAACGAGCAGCAGCTCTTCTATGTGACACAGCCTGGAAGCTCTGTGGCCACCTCCCTATCCCCTGGAGAGGCCGCTAAGAA GCACATAGGACTGCTGAGAGTGAAAGGTCGAAAGATGAATCTGCAAAAGATCCCCTTAAACACTGTGCGTCAGTTTTTTATTCAGGATGTGGTGCTGGCTGACTTTGAAGACATTTTCACTCCTGACACACCTCAGGTTACAAAGAAGGTGGAGGATTTGTGCTATGCCAAG GTCACAGAGATGTTGGAAGAAGCTGAGCGGGAAAGACTCGGAAGTCCACTCACTCCGGAGAAACCTTTAATTCGGCTGAGA GTGGACTACAGCGGGGGCTTTGAGGCGTTCAACACCTCTCGCTTCAGTCAAAAGTTTGTTGAGCGTGTGGCCAACCCAAAAGACGTTATTCACTTCATGAGACGACGTGAGCAAAAGGAGGACATCAAAG ATGAGGTCAATGTTGACTATGGCAAGTTGATAAAAACCACTGCTGTTGAGGGCCTGAGAGTGGAGGACCTAGTTAAAAAGTACTTTGAAGCAGCTGAGCAG AAGGTGCAGCTGTCTCTGCTGACAGAGCAGGGCATGGGAAAGGCCATCCAGGAGTTTGTGGACAAAGATGAGAAGGATGCCATTGAGGAGCTCATCACCTACCAGTTAGAGAAGACACAGCGCCATCTTCAGGCCAGAGGAATTGCTACAGAGCAGGATATAGATGAAGAG ATTCGGCGATTCAGAGATTCTAAAAAGAACACAACTGAAGAGGACAATGAGATTCAAGAA GCTATCAACAGAGCCAAGGCTCACCGACTGGAACGTGGTGATGTCGATCCTCCAGGTGAATCAGATGATTTTGGAGATGTTGCCATGGATTCTGATGAAGGTTCAATTCCGTTTCCTGCCCCTACACGCGGCAGAGGGCGAGGAAGCAGAGGACGAGGCAGCAGAGGCAGGGGCAGAG GTGCAGCTGCTTCTGAACCAAAACAAGCTGGTCGGGGTCGTTCCCAGAAATCCTCAGCATCAACACAAAGCAGAAGTATTATGCAAG CATTTCAGGCTCCATCCCAGAAATCGCGATATGGAGCCAGCTCATCATCTGCAGCTGATGAA ATGATAATTGATGACTCAGATGACGATATTCCTGCAGTGAAAGCTACCAGGCCGCCTCCAAG ACCTTCAGGATCGTCATCCTTCTCCAAGTACAGCTCTCAGAGCCAGAGCCAGTCATCTCGAGGAGTTGCATTTGAGGatagcgatgatgatgatgag GATAACCCTTTCAAAGGCCCCAGCCGTCGTTCAAGAAGATAA